A section of the Salmo salar chromosome ssa05, Ssal_v3.1, whole genome shotgun sequence genome encodes:
- the LOC106604399 gene encoding transcriptional activator protein Pur-alpha yields the protein MADRDSGSDHGGLATGPGSLPPGAMGAAARLQHDTEELASKRVDIQNKRFYLDVKQNAKGRFLKIAEVGAGGNKSRLTLSMSVAVEFRDYLGDFIEHYAQLGPSNPDIVQDEPRRALKSEFLVRENRKYYMDLKENQRGRFLRIRQTVNRGPGLGSAQGQTIALPAQGLIEFRDALAKLIDDYGVDEEPAELPEGTSLTVDNKRFFFDVGSNKYGVFMRVSEVKPTYRNSITVPCKVWSKFGNTFCKYAEEMRKIQERSREKRASELLPEGQHGDDGDDD from the coding sequence ATGGCGGACAGAGACAGTGGCAGTGACCACGGAGGGCTGGCCACAGGCCCCGGCTCCCTGCCTCCGGGCGCGATGGGCGCCGCGGCAAGACTGCAACACGACACCGAGGAGCTCGCGTCAAAGCGAGTCGACATCCAGAATAAGCGCTTCTACCTAGACGTGAAGCAGAATGCAAAAGGCCGCTTCCTAAAGATAGCCGAGGTCGGAGCTGGGGGAAATAAGAGCCGCCTCACTCTCTCTATGTCAGTGGCAGTGGAGTTCCGTGACTATCTCGGGGACTTCATCGAACATTACGCCCAGCTGGGCCCGAGCAACCCGGATATAGTGCAGGATGAGCCCCGGCGTGCCCTCAAGAGCGAATTTCTAGTGCGAGAGAATCGCAAATATTACATGGATCTGAAAGAGAACCAGAGGGGGCGGTTCCTAAGGATCCGTCAGACCGTTAATCGGGGGCCCGGATTGGGAAGTGCACAAGGCCAGACCATCGCGCTTCCAGCGCAGGGACTTATCGAGTTCCGTGACGCTTTGGCCAAACTCATCGATGATTACGGTGTGGACGAGGAACCAGCAGAACTACCCGAGGGCACTTCCTTGACTGTTGACAACAAACGCTTTTTCTTCGACGTGGGTTCTAACAAGTACGGAGTGTTCATGCGGGTCAGCGAGGTGAAGCCTACCTACCGGAACTCCATCACTGTTCCGTGCAAAGTGTGGTCCAAATTCGGCAACACGTTCTGTAAATATGCCGAGGAGATGAGAAAGATCCAGGAGCGGAGTAGAGAGAAACGGGCCTCCGAACTCCTACCGGAGGGCCAACATGGTGACGACGGGGACGATGATTGA